A region of Pyxidicoccus parkwaysis DNA encodes the following proteins:
- a CDS encoding response regulator: protein MRVKVLIVEDSKASREYIAATVEAVEGIEAIVTSSGFEALKLLPRHRFELIITDINMPDINGLELINFVKKNPNYRDVPLFIITTEGREQDRDRGMALGATEYLVKPFLPGSLEELLRRYLKLP from the coding sequence ATGCGTGTCAAGGTCTTGATTGTCGAGGACTCCAAGGCGTCGCGCGAGTACATCGCCGCGACCGTGGAGGCCGTGGAGGGCATCGAGGCGATTGTCACCTCGAGCGGCTTCGAGGCCCTGAAGCTGCTGCCGCGCCACCGGTTCGAGCTCATCATCACCGACATCAACATGCCCGACATCAACGGGCTGGAGCTCATCAACTTCGTCAAGAAGAACCCCAACTACCGGGACGTGCCGCTGTTCATCATCACCACCGAGGGCCGCGAGCAGGACCGCGACCGCGGCATGGCGCTGGGCGCGACGGAGTACCTGGTCAAACCCTTCCTGCCCGGGAGCCTGGAAGAGCTCCTGCGGCGGTACCTGAAGCTGCCGTGA